The following coding sequences lie in one Xanthomonas hyacinthi genomic window:
- a CDS encoding rhomboid family intramembrane serine protease: MFPRLPPVTQALLIGNVVVFLLQLLLGDDTFAPFMLWPISDFDAFSPGQNFQIWQLLTYGFLHGGFSHLLFNMLALYMFGGPLEQTWGNKRFLTYYLVCVAGAGLCQLLVGWWMVSNGGDPYPTLGASGGIFGLLLAFGMLFPNQRVMLLFPPIPMKARTFVIVFGALELIMGFTGWQPGVAHFAHLGGMLFGWLLIRYWRGQPPFGKRKPPRPRIVR; this comes from the coding sequence ATGTTCCCCAGACTTCCGCCCGTTACCCAAGCCCTGCTGATCGGCAATGTAGTGGTGTTCCTGCTGCAGCTGTTGCTGGGCGACGACACGTTCGCACCCTTCATGCTGTGGCCGATCAGCGACTTCGACGCGTTTTCGCCGGGGCAGAACTTCCAGATCTGGCAGCTGCTGACCTATGGCTTCCTGCATGGCGGCTTCTCGCACCTGTTGTTCAACATGCTGGCGCTGTACATGTTCGGCGGGCCGCTGGAGCAGACCTGGGGCAACAAGCGCTTCCTGACCTATTACCTGGTGTGCGTGGCCGGCGCCGGCCTGTGCCAGCTGCTGGTGGGCTGGTGGATGGTGAGCAACGGCGGCGATCCGTATCCGACCCTGGGCGCCTCCGGCGGCATCTTCGGCCTGCTGCTGGCGTTCGGCATGCTGTTCCCGAACCAGCGGGTGATGCTGCTGTTCCCGCCGATTCCGATGAAGGCGCGCACCTTCGTGATCGTGTTCGGCGCGCTGGAGCTGATCATGGGCTTCACCGGTTGGCAGCCGGGCGTGGCGCATTTCGCGCACCTGGGCGGCATGCTGTTCGGCTGGCTGCTGATCCGCTACTGGCGCGGACAGCCGCCGTTCGGCAAGCGCAAGCCGCCGCGGCCGCGGATCGTGCGCTGA
- a CDS encoding MGMT family protein yields MSGRRAVPAAEASAAAQARILAAIRAIPSGQVRGYGEVAMLAGLPGRARLVARVLGGNTDPTLPWHRVLRSDGRIAFPDGSHGFREQCQRLRGEGVAVQGGRVKRAPTPARDLDAALWGPQ; encoded by the coding sequence ATGAGCGGGCGCCGCGCCGTGCCCGCCGCCGAGGCATCGGCGGCGGCCCAGGCCCGCATCCTGGCGGCGATCCGCGCGATTCCGTCCGGCCAGGTGCGCGGCTACGGCGAGGTGGCGATGCTGGCCGGACTGCCTGGCCGTGCGCGCCTGGTCGCGCGCGTGCTCGGCGGCAACACCGATCCGACGCTGCCCTGGCACCGGGTGCTGCGCAGCGACGGGCGCATCGCCTTCCCGGACGGCTCGCACGGCTTCCGCGAACAGTGCCAGCGGCTGCGCGGCGAAGGCGTGGCGGTGCAGGGCGGACGGGTGAAGCGCGCCCCAACGCCGGCGCGCGACCTCGACGCGGCGTTATGGGGGCCGCAATAG